A part of Geothrix oryzae genomic DNA contains:
- a CDS encoding GNAT family N-acetyltransferase, with product MIPQLTIRDLRPTEADALGRLMVEVYSSLEGFPTPDEQPRYYELLAHIGDFTQKKDARVLVALTGEELVGGVVYFGDMAEYGSGGTATTVRKASGIRLLGVSPKSRNLGVGRALTQACIQLAREKGHAQVILHTTQAMQIAWQLYERLGFVRSEDLDFSQQDLPVFGFRLPLTPA from the coding sequence ATGATCCCGCAGCTCACCATCCGGGACCTCCGCCCGACCGAGGCCGATGCCCTGGGCCGGCTCATGGTCGAGGTGTACTCGAGCCTCGAGGGCTTCCCCACGCCGGACGAGCAGCCCCGCTACTACGAGCTGCTCGCCCACATCGGCGACTTCACCCAGAAAAAGGATGCCCGGGTGCTCGTGGCACTGACCGGAGAGGAACTGGTGGGCGGCGTCGTCTATTTCGGCGACATGGCCGAATACGGATCCGGCGGAACGGCGACCACCGTCCGGAAGGCTTCCGGCATCCGCCTGCTCGGCGTCAGCCCCAAGTCCCGGAATCTGGGCGTGGGCAGGGCCCTGACCCAGGCCTGCATCCAGCTGGCCCGGGAGAAGGGGCATGCCCAGGTCATCCTGCACACGACGCAGGCGATGCAAATCGCCTGGCAGCTCTATGAGCGGCTGGGCTTCGTGCGCTCGGAGGACCTGGACTTCTCGCAGCAGGACCTGCCGGTCTTCGGATTCAGGCTTCCCCTGACGCCCGCCTGA
- a CDS encoding flavin reductase family protein, which yields MPRRALALSKVYGLLEPGPVVLLTTAHGGHRDIMALSWHTMMEFEPPLVGCVISNRNHSFGLLKTTRECVLNIPSVDLAEQVVGCGNTSGRRVDKFARFGLTARPASRVAAPLIAECFANLECRVVDTRLVPKYCFFVLEVVKAWKDAALPPQTIHHLGRGEFVVSGEHLKLKSKMK from the coding sequence ATGCCCAGACGAGCCCTCGCCCTCTCCAAGGTCTACGGCTTGCTCGAGCCGGGGCCCGTGGTCCTGCTCACGACTGCACACGGGGGACACCGCGACATCATGGCCCTGTCCTGGCACACCATGATGGAGTTCGAGCCGCCCCTGGTCGGCTGCGTCATCAGCAACCGCAACCACTCCTTCGGCCTGCTGAAGACGACCCGGGAGTGCGTCCTCAACATTCCCTCTGTGGACCTGGCGGAGCAGGTGGTGGGCTGCGGCAACACCTCCGGGCGGCGGGTGGACAAGTTCGCCCGGTTCGGCCTCACGGCCAGGCCCGCTTCGCGCGTCGCCGCGCCCCTCATCGCCGAATGCTTCGCCAACCTCGAGTGCCGAGTGGTCGATACCCGGCTGGTGCCCAAGTACTGCTTTTTCGTGCTGGAAGTCGTCAAGGCCTGGAAGGATGCCGCCCTGCCCCCGCAAACCATCCACCACCTCGGGCGGGGCGAGTTCGTGGTCTCCGGGGAGCACCTCAAACTCAAGTCGAAGATGAAGTAG